A window of Hippoglossus stenolepis isolate QCI-W04-F060 chromosome 16, HSTE1.2, whole genome shotgun sequence contains these coding sequences:
- the smarca4a gene encoding SWI/SNF related, matrix associated, actin dependent regulator of chromatin, subfamily a, member 4a isoform X1, with the protein MSTPDPPMGGTPRPGPSPGPGPSPGGMMGPSPGPSPGSAHSMMGPSPGPPGSGHPHPPQGPSGYPQENMHQMHKPMEAMHEKGMPDDPRYGQMKGMGMRPGGHSGMGPPPSPMDQHSQGYPSPLGGSEHAPSPGPANGPPPGPMMPVGPPGPVAGPMEGSGDPNQGMGQPNRGGPQGPVGPGGAVGGPVGAPGPGGPTPFNQNQLHQLRAQIMAYKMLARSQPLPDHLQMAVQGKRPMPGMQQQPMPNMPPSTGPGGGPGPGPGPGPAQANYNRPHGMVGPNMVPPGPAGVPPGMQGPPTNGPPKSWPEGPMVNAAAPSNPPQKLIPPQPTGRPSPAPPSVPPAASPVMPPQTQSPGQPAQPPPMMLHQKQNRITPIQKPRGLDPVEILQEREYRLQARIAHRIQELENLPGSLAGDLRTKATIELKALRLLNFQRQLRQEVVVCMRRDTALETALNAKAYKRSKRQSLREARITEKLEKQQKIEQERKRRQKHQEYLNSILQHAKDFKEYHRSITAKIQKATKAVATYHANTEREQKKENERIEKERMRRLMAEDEEGYRKLIDQKKDKRLAYLLQQTDEYVANLTELVRAHKAVQALKEKKKKKKKKKKPEATEGRSSALGPDGEPLDETSQMSDLPVKLIHIDSGKILTGIEAPKAGQLETWLEMNPGYEVAPRSDSEDSGSEDEYEDEEEEEVLPPPPPPPPPQPQPSTAPVEEKKKIPDPDTEEVSEVDVLHIIEHAKQDVDDEYGTASFNRGLQSYYAVAHAVTERVDKQSSLLINGQLKQYQIKGLEWLVSLYNNNLNGILADEMGLGKTIQTIALITYLMENKRLNGPFLIIVPLSTLSNWVYEFDKWAPSVHKISYKGSPAARRAFVPILRSGKFNVLLTTYEYIIKDKQVLAKLRWKYMIVDEGHRMKNHHCKLTQVLNTHYLAPRRVLLTGTPLQNKLPELWALLNFLLPTIFKSCTTFEQWFNAPFAMTGEKVDLNEEETILIIRRLHKVLRPFLLRRLKKEVEAQLPEKVEYVIKCDMSALQRVLYRHMQAKGVLLTDGSEKDKKGKGGTKTLMNTIMQLRKICNHPYMFQHIEESFSEHLGYSGGVVSGPDLYRSSGKFELLDRILPKLRVTDHKVLLFCQMTTLMTIMEDYFAYRSFKYLRLDGTTKAEDRGMLLKTFNDPASEYFVFLLSTRAGGLGLNLQSADTVVIFDSDWNPHQDLQAQDRAHRIGQINEVRVLRLCTVNSVEEKILAAAKYKLNVDQKVIQAGMFDQKSSGCERRAFLQAILEHEEQDEVGVRGGCRTRGAWEEDEVPDDETVNQMIARSEEEFELFMRMDLDRRREDARNPKRKPRLMEEDDMPSWILKDDAEVERLTCEEEEEKMFGRGSRQRKEVDYSDSLTEKQWLKAIEEGNLEDIEEEVRHKKTTRKRKRDRDHDGPATPSSSSGRGRDKDEEVKKAKKRGRPPAEKLSPNPLSLTKKMKKTVDAVIKYKDGNGRQLSEVFIQLPSRKELPEYYELIRKPVDFRKIKERIRSHKYRSLNDLEKDVMLLCQNAQTFNLEGSLIYEDSIVLQSVFTSVRQKIEKDDESEGEESEEEEEELDEGSESEPRSVKVKIKLSRKEKGDRSGKGQRRRGRGSRAKPVVSDDDSEEEQEEEHSASGSDDD; encoded by the exons ATGTCCACTCCTGACCCCCCGATGGGAGGGACACCTCGGCCTGGACCCTCCCCAGGCCCAGGGCCATCTCCAGGAGGCATGATGGGCCCGAGTCCGGGTCCCTCACCAGGGTCAGCCCATAGCATGATGGGGCCCAGTCCAGGGCCCCCTGGATCTGGGCACCCCCACCCTCCACAGGGACCCTCAGGATATCCTCAGGAAAACATGCACCAGATGCACAAA CCCATGGAAGCCATGCATGAGAAGGGAATGCCCGATGACCCTCGCTACGGACAGATGAAGGGCATGGGCATGAGACCAGGGGGGCACAGTGGTATGGGACCCCCTCCGAGCCCCATGGACCAACACTCTCAAg GTTACCCGTCACCATTGGGTGGTTCAGAGCATGCACCCAGCCCTGGCCCAGCCAATGGCCCCCCCCCGGGCCCCATGATGCCCGTGGGTCCCCCTGGCCCCGTCGCTGGCCCTATGGAAGGCAGCGGTGACCCTAATCAGGGCATGGGTCAACCTAACCGTGGCGGTCCCCAGGGTCCAGTTGGACCAGGTGGAGCAGTAGGTGGACCTGTCGGTGCACCCGGGCCAGGTGGGCCCACTCCTTTCAACCAGAACCAGTTGCACCAACTCAGGGCCCAGATAATGGCTTACAAGATGCTGGCACGCAGTCAGCCCCTACCAGATCACCTGCAGATGGCTGTGCAGGGGAAGAGGCCCATGCCAGGGATGCAGCAACAGCCCATGCCTAACATGCCACCTTCTACGGGACCCGGAGGTGGGCCTGGGCCTGGGCCTGGACCGGGACCAGCTCAAGCCAACTACAACAGACCACACG GCATGGTTGGCCCTAATATGGTCCCCCCCGGACCTGCAGGGGTTCCCCCAGGTATGCAAGGCCCGCCGACCAATGGACCTCCTAAATCATGGCCTGAAG GACCTATGGTGAATGCTGCTGCTCCATCCAATCCTCCCCAGAAGTTGATTCCCCCTCAGCCCACTGGCAGACCCTCGCCCGCTCCTCCCTCTGTGCCCCCCGCTGCCTCCCCAGTAATGCCCCCTCAGACACAGTCCCCGGGTCAGCCTGCCCAGCCCCCTCCCATGATGCTGCATCAGAAGCAGAACCGCATTACCCCCATTCAAAAACCCCGCGGGCTGGACCCAGTGGAGATCCTCCAGGAAAGAGAATACAG GCTACAGGCCCGTATCGCTCACCGTATCCAGGAGCTGGAGAACCTGCCCGGCTCTTTAGCGGGTGACCTGCGCACCAAGGCCACCATCGAGCTGAAGGCCCTGAGGCTGCTTAACTTCCAGAGACAG CTGCGTCAGGAGGTGGTGGTTTGCATGCGGCGTGACACCGCGTTGGAAACCGCCCTTAACGCTAAGGCCTACAAGCGCAGCAAACGTCAGTCTCTGCGCGAGGCCCGCATCACCGAGAAGCTCGAGAAACAACAGAAGATCGAACAGGAGCGCAAGCGTCGTCAGAAACACCAG GAATACCTCAACAGCATCCTGCAGCACGCCAAGGACTTTAAGGAGTACCACCGCTCCATCACAGCGAAGATCCAGAAGGCCACCAAAGCTGTCGCCACCTATCATGCCAACACCGAGCgagagcagaagaaagagaacgAGCGCATTGAGAAGGAGCGAATGCGGAGGCTGATG gctgaagatgaagaaggaTATCGTAAACTTATCGACCAGAAGAAAGACAAGCGTCTGGCCTACCTGCTTCAGCAGACAGACGAGTACGTGGCCAACCTCACTGAGCTGGTGCGAGCCCACAAAGCCGTGCAAGCTctcaaagagaagaagaagaagaagaagaaaaagaag AAGCCCGAGGCCACAGAGGGTCGTTCTTCTGCTCTGGGACCTGATGGAGAG CCTTTAGATGAGACCAGTCAAATGAGTGACCTGCCTGTGAAGCTCATCCATATTGACAGTGGGAAGATCCTGACTGGGATTGAAGCACCTAAGGCTGGTCAGCTGGAGACCTGGCTTGAAATGAACCCAGG ATATGAAGTAGCACCACGTTCAGACAGTGAAGACAGTGGTTCAGAAGACGAGTATGAGGATGAG gaggaagaggaagtgctGCCTCCGCCTCCGCCTCCCCCTCCGCCTCAGCCTCAGCCCTCTACTGCTCCGgtagaggagaagaagaagattccTGACCCTGATACTGAAGAAGTATCTGAAGTGGATGTCCTGCACATCATCGA ACACGCCAAGCAGGATGTAGATGATGAATACGGTACTGCGAGTTTCAACCGAGGCCTGCAGTCCTACTACGCTGTGGCTCATGCTGTCACCGAGAGGGTGGACAAACAGTCGTCGCTGCTGATCAACGGGCAGCTCAAGCAATACCAG atCAAGGGTCTGGAGTGGCTGGTGTCACTTTACAACAACAACTTGAACGGCATCCTGGCCGACGAGATGGGTCTTGGAAAGACGATTCAGACCATCGCCCTCATCACTTACCTCATGGAGAACAAGCGCCTCAACGGGCCCTTCCTCATCATCGTACCTCTCTC AACTCTATCGAACTGGGTCTATGAGTTTGATAAGTGGGCGCCATCGGTCCACAAGATCTCCTACAAG GGGTCTCCCGCTGCTCGGCGCGCGTTCGTTCCCATCTTGCGCAGTGGCAAGTTTAACGTGCTGCTCACCACATACGAGTACATTATCAAAGACAAACAAGTGCTAGCAAAG CTCCGTTGGAAGTACATGATTGTGGACGAGGGCCATCGTATGAAGAACCACCACTGTAAGCTCACCCAGGTCTTGAACACGCACTACCTGGCGCCACGGCGTGTGCTGCTCACGGGCACACCGCTGCAGAACAAGCTACCTGAGCTCTGGGCCCTGCTCAACTTCCTCCTGCCAACCATCTTCAAGAGCTGCACTACCTTTGAGCAGTGGTTCAACGCCCCCTTCGCCATGACTGGAGAGAAG GTTGACCTGAATGAAGAAGAGACCATTCTGATCATTCGTCGTTTACACAAGGTTCTCCGACCGTTCTTACTGCGCCGACTCAAGAAAGAAGTCGAGGCCCAGCTGCCAGAGAAG GTGGAGTATGTGATCAAGTGCGACATGTCCGCCCTGCAGAGGGTTCtgtacagacacatgcaggCCAAGGGAGTCCTGCTCACAGACGGCtcagaaaaagacaagaag GGTAAAGGAGGCACGAAGACCTTGATGAACACTATCATGCAGCTGAGGAAGATTTGCAACCACCCTTACATGTTCCAGCACATTGAG GAGTCTTTCTCTGAGCATCTCGGTTACTCCGGTGGAGTAGTCTCTGG GCCTGACCTGTACCGCTCCTCTGGGAAGTTTGAGCTGCTGGACCGTATCCTGCCCAAGCTCAGGGTCACCGACCACAAAGTGCTGCTCTTCTGTCAAATGACCACACTCATGACCATCATGGAGGACTACTTTGCGTACCGCAGCTTCAAGTACCTGCGTTTGGACG GAACCACCAAGGCGGAGGACCGCGGCATGCTGCTCAAGACGTTCAATGACCCAGCCTCTGAGTACTTTGTGTTCCTGCTCAGTACCAGGGCTGGAGGCCTGGGCCTCAACCTGCAGTCTGCTGACACAGTCGTCATCTTTGACAGTGACTGGAACCCACATCAG GACTTGCAGGCGCAGGACAGAGCCCATCGTATCGGGCAGATAAACGAAGTGCGCGTCCTCCGCCTCTGCACCGTcaacagtgtggaggaaaaGATTCTGGCTGCGGCAAAGTATAAACTGAACGTGGACCAAAAGGTCATCCAGGCTGGCATGTTCGACCAGAAGTCCTCAGGCTGTGAGCGACGGGCTTTCTTACAGGCCATCCTGGAGCACGAGGAACAGGACGAAGTCGGGGTTCGAGGTGGCTGCCGCACTAGGGGGGCGTGG gaggaggatgaggttCCTGATGATGAGACTGTCAACCAGATGATTGCCAGAAGTGAAGAGGAGTTTGAGCTGTTCATG cGCATGGATCTAGACCGACGCCGGGAGGATGCTCGCAATCCCAAGAGGAAACCTCGCCTGATGGAGGAAGATGATATGCCCAGCTGGATTTTGAAAGACGACGCTGAGGTTGAGAGGCTCACttgtgaagaagaggaggagaagatgttCGGCAGAGGTTCCCGCCAACGGAAGGAGGTGGACTACAGTGACTCGCTCACTGAGAAGCAGTGGCTCAAG GCCATAGAAGAAGGTAATCTAGAGGACATTGAAGAGGAAGTGCGTCacaaaaagacaacaagaaAGCGCAAGAGAGACCGCGACCACGACGGCCCGGCCACACCCAGCTCCAGCAGCGGTCGAGGGCGGGACAAGGacgaggaggtgaagaaagcaaagaaacGTGGTCGCCCGCCTGCTGAGAAACTCTCTCCCAACCCCCTCTCCCTCActaaaaagatgaagaagacaGTTGACGCTGTGATCAAATACAAGGATGG TAATGGGCGACAGCTGAGTGAGGTCTTCATCCAGCTGCCCTCTCGCAAGGAGCTGCCTGAGTACTACGAGCTCATCCGCAAACCTGTGGACTTCAGAAAGATCAAG GAGAGGATCAGGAGCCACAAGTATCGCAGCCTGAACGACCTGGAGAAGGACGTGATGCTGCTGTGTCAAAATGCCCAGACCTTCAACCTGGAGGGGTCTTTG ATCTACGAGGATTCCATTGTGCTTCAGTCTGTCTTCACCAGTGTGAGGCAGAAGATCGAGAAGGACGACGAGAGcgaaggagaggagagtgaggaagaggaggaggagctggatgaAGGCTCGGAGTCTGAAC CCCGCTCGGTGAAAGTGAAGATCAAGCTGAGCCGGAAAGAAAAGGGCGATCGTTCAGGAAAAGGCCAACGACGAAGGGGCCGCGGCTCTCGGGCTAAGCCGGTGGTGAGCGACGACgacagtgaggaggagcaggaagag GAGCATTCGGCCAGTGGCAGCGATGACGACTGA
- the smarca4a gene encoding SWI/SNF related, matrix associated, actin dependent regulator of chromatin, subfamily a, member 4a isoform X2, producing MSTPDPPMGGTPRPGPSPGPGPSPGGMMGPSPGPSPGSAHSMMGPSPGPPGSGHPHPPQGPSGYPQENMHQMHKPMEAMHEKGMPDDPRYGQMKGMGMRPGGHSGMGPPPSPMDQHSQGYPSPLGGSEHAPSPGPANGPPPGPMMPVGPPGPVAGPMEGSGDPNQGMGQPNRGGPQGPVGPGGAVGGPVGAPGPGGPTPFNQNQLHQLRAQIMAYKMLARSQPLPDHLQMAVQGKRPMPGMQQQPMPNMPPSTGPGGGPGPGPGPGPAQANYNRPHGMVGPNMVPPGPAGVPPGMQGPPTNGPPKSWPEGPMVNAAAPSNPPQKLIPPQPTGRPSPAPPSVPPAASPVMPPQTQSPGQPAQPPPMMLHQKQNRITPIQKPRGLDPVEILQEREYRLQARIAHRIQELENLPGSLAGDLRTKATIELKALRLLNFQRQLRQEVVVCMRRDTALETALNAKAYKRSKRQSLREARITEKLEKQQKIEQERKRRQKHQEYLNSILQHAKDFKEYHRSITAKIQKATKAVATYHANTEREQKKENERIEKERMRRLMAEDEEGYRKLIDQKKDKRLAYLLQQTDEYVANLTELVRAHKAVQALKEKKKKKKKKKKPEATEGRSSALGPDGEPLDETSQMSDLPVKLIHIDSGKILTGIEAPKAGQLETWLEMNPGYEVAPRSDSEDSGSEDEYEDEEEEVLPPPPPPPPPQPQPSTAPVEEKKKIPDPDTEEVSEVDVLHIIEHAKQDVDDEYGTASFNRGLQSYYAVAHAVTERVDKQSSLLINGQLKQYQIKGLEWLVSLYNNNLNGILADEMGLGKTIQTIALITYLMENKRLNGPFLIIVPLSTLSNWVYEFDKWAPSVHKISYKGSPAARRAFVPILRSGKFNVLLTTYEYIIKDKQVLAKLRWKYMIVDEGHRMKNHHCKLTQVLNTHYLAPRRVLLTGTPLQNKLPELWALLNFLLPTIFKSCTTFEQWFNAPFAMTGEKVDLNEEETILIIRRLHKVLRPFLLRRLKKEVEAQLPEKVEYVIKCDMSALQRVLYRHMQAKGVLLTDGSEKDKKGKGGTKTLMNTIMQLRKICNHPYMFQHIEESFSEHLGYSGGVVSGPDLYRSSGKFELLDRILPKLRVTDHKVLLFCQMTTLMTIMEDYFAYRSFKYLRLDGTTKAEDRGMLLKTFNDPASEYFVFLLSTRAGGLGLNLQSADTVVIFDSDWNPHQDLQAQDRAHRIGQINEVRVLRLCTVNSVEEKILAAAKYKLNVDQKVIQAGMFDQKSSGCERRAFLQAILEHEEQDEVGVRGGCRTRGAWEEDEVPDDETVNQMIARSEEEFELFMRMDLDRRREDARNPKRKPRLMEEDDMPSWILKDDAEVERLTCEEEEEKMFGRGSRQRKEVDYSDSLTEKQWLKAIEEGNLEDIEEEVRHKKTTRKRKRDRDHDGPATPSSSSGRGRDKDEEVKKAKKRGRPPAEKLSPNPLSLTKKMKKTVDAVIKYKDGNGRQLSEVFIQLPSRKELPEYYELIRKPVDFRKIKERIRSHKYRSLNDLEKDVMLLCQNAQTFNLEGSLIYEDSIVLQSVFTSVRQKIEKDDESEGEESEEEEEELDEGSESEPRSVKVKIKLSRKEKGDRSGKGQRRRGRGSRAKPVVSDDDSEEEQEEEHSASGSDDD from the exons ATGTCCACTCCTGACCCCCCGATGGGAGGGACACCTCGGCCTGGACCCTCCCCAGGCCCAGGGCCATCTCCAGGAGGCATGATGGGCCCGAGTCCGGGTCCCTCACCAGGGTCAGCCCATAGCATGATGGGGCCCAGTCCAGGGCCCCCTGGATCTGGGCACCCCCACCCTCCACAGGGACCCTCAGGATATCCTCAGGAAAACATGCACCAGATGCACAAA CCCATGGAAGCCATGCATGAGAAGGGAATGCCCGATGACCCTCGCTACGGACAGATGAAGGGCATGGGCATGAGACCAGGGGGGCACAGTGGTATGGGACCCCCTCCGAGCCCCATGGACCAACACTCTCAAg GTTACCCGTCACCATTGGGTGGTTCAGAGCATGCACCCAGCCCTGGCCCAGCCAATGGCCCCCCCCCGGGCCCCATGATGCCCGTGGGTCCCCCTGGCCCCGTCGCTGGCCCTATGGAAGGCAGCGGTGACCCTAATCAGGGCATGGGTCAACCTAACCGTGGCGGTCCCCAGGGTCCAGTTGGACCAGGTGGAGCAGTAGGTGGACCTGTCGGTGCACCCGGGCCAGGTGGGCCCACTCCTTTCAACCAGAACCAGTTGCACCAACTCAGGGCCCAGATAATGGCTTACAAGATGCTGGCACGCAGTCAGCCCCTACCAGATCACCTGCAGATGGCTGTGCAGGGGAAGAGGCCCATGCCAGGGATGCAGCAACAGCCCATGCCTAACATGCCACCTTCTACGGGACCCGGAGGTGGGCCTGGGCCTGGGCCTGGACCGGGACCAGCTCAAGCCAACTACAACAGACCACACG GCATGGTTGGCCCTAATATGGTCCCCCCCGGACCTGCAGGGGTTCCCCCAGGTATGCAAGGCCCGCCGACCAATGGACCTCCTAAATCATGGCCTGAAG GACCTATGGTGAATGCTGCTGCTCCATCCAATCCTCCCCAGAAGTTGATTCCCCCTCAGCCCACTGGCAGACCCTCGCCCGCTCCTCCCTCTGTGCCCCCCGCTGCCTCCCCAGTAATGCCCCCTCAGACACAGTCCCCGGGTCAGCCTGCCCAGCCCCCTCCCATGATGCTGCATCAGAAGCAGAACCGCATTACCCCCATTCAAAAACCCCGCGGGCTGGACCCAGTGGAGATCCTCCAGGAAAGAGAATACAG GCTACAGGCCCGTATCGCTCACCGTATCCAGGAGCTGGAGAACCTGCCCGGCTCTTTAGCGGGTGACCTGCGCACCAAGGCCACCATCGAGCTGAAGGCCCTGAGGCTGCTTAACTTCCAGAGACAG CTGCGTCAGGAGGTGGTGGTTTGCATGCGGCGTGACACCGCGTTGGAAACCGCCCTTAACGCTAAGGCCTACAAGCGCAGCAAACGTCAGTCTCTGCGCGAGGCCCGCATCACCGAGAAGCTCGAGAAACAACAGAAGATCGAACAGGAGCGCAAGCGTCGTCAGAAACACCAG GAATACCTCAACAGCATCCTGCAGCACGCCAAGGACTTTAAGGAGTACCACCGCTCCATCACAGCGAAGATCCAGAAGGCCACCAAAGCTGTCGCCACCTATCATGCCAACACCGAGCgagagcagaagaaagagaacgAGCGCATTGAGAAGGAGCGAATGCGGAGGCTGATG gctgaagatgaagaaggaTATCGTAAACTTATCGACCAGAAGAAAGACAAGCGTCTGGCCTACCTGCTTCAGCAGACAGACGAGTACGTGGCCAACCTCACTGAGCTGGTGCGAGCCCACAAAGCCGTGCAAGCTctcaaagagaagaagaagaagaagaagaaaaagaag AAGCCCGAGGCCACAGAGGGTCGTTCTTCTGCTCTGGGACCTGATGGAGAG CCTTTAGATGAGACCAGTCAAATGAGTGACCTGCCTGTGAAGCTCATCCATATTGACAGTGGGAAGATCCTGACTGGGATTGAAGCACCTAAGGCTGGTCAGCTGGAGACCTGGCTTGAAATGAACCCAGG ATATGAAGTAGCACCACGTTCAGACAGTGAAGACAGTGGTTCAGAAGACGAGTATGAGGATGAG gaagaggaagtgctGCCTCCGCCTCCGCCTCCCCCTCCGCCTCAGCCTCAGCCCTCTACTGCTCCGgtagaggagaagaagaagattccTGACCCTGATACTGAAGAAGTATCTGAAGTGGATGTCCTGCACATCATCGA ACACGCCAAGCAGGATGTAGATGATGAATACGGTACTGCGAGTTTCAACCGAGGCCTGCAGTCCTACTACGCTGTGGCTCATGCTGTCACCGAGAGGGTGGACAAACAGTCGTCGCTGCTGATCAACGGGCAGCTCAAGCAATACCAG atCAAGGGTCTGGAGTGGCTGGTGTCACTTTACAACAACAACTTGAACGGCATCCTGGCCGACGAGATGGGTCTTGGAAAGACGATTCAGACCATCGCCCTCATCACTTACCTCATGGAGAACAAGCGCCTCAACGGGCCCTTCCTCATCATCGTACCTCTCTC AACTCTATCGAACTGGGTCTATGAGTTTGATAAGTGGGCGCCATCGGTCCACAAGATCTCCTACAAG GGGTCTCCCGCTGCTCGGCGCGCGTTCGTTCCCATCTTGCGCAGTGGCAAGTTTAACGTGCTGCTCACCACATACGAGTACATTATCAAAGACAAACAAGTGCTAGCAAAG CTCCGTTGGAAGTACATGATTGTGGACGAGGGCCATCGTATGAAGAACCACCACTGTAAGCTCACCCAGGTCTTGAACACGCACTACCTGGCGCCACGGCGTGTGCTGCTCACGGGCACACCGCTGCAGAACAAGCTACCTGAGCTCTGGGCCCTGCTCAACTTCCTCCTGCCAACCATCTTCAAGAGCTGCACTACCTTTGAGCAGTGGTTCAACGCCCCCTTCGCCATGACTGGAGAGAAG GTTGACCTGAATGAAGAAGAGACCATTCTGATCATTCGTCGTTTACACAAGGTTCTCCGACCGTTCTTACTGCGCCGACTCAAGAAAGAAGTCGAGGCCCAGCTGCCAGAGAAG GTGGAGTATGTGATCAAGTGCGACATGTCCGCCCTGCAGAGGGTTCtgtacagacacatgcaggCCAAGGGAGTCCTGCTCACAGACGGCtcagaaaaagacaagaag GGTAAAGGAGGCACGAAGACCTTGATGAACACTATCATGCAGCTGAGGAAGATTTGCAACCACCCTTACATGTTCCAGCACATTGAG GAGTCTTTCTCTGAGCATCTCGGTTACTCCGGTGGAGTAGTCTCTGG GCCTGACCTGTACCGCTCCTCTGGGAAGTTTGAGCTGCTGGACCGTATCCTGCCCAAGCTCAGGGTCACCGACCACAAAGTGCTGCTCTTCTGTCAAATGACCACACTCATGACCATCATGGAGGACTACTTTGCGTACCGCAGCTTCAAGTACCTGCGTTTGGACG GAACCACCAAGGCGGAGGACCGCGGCATGCTGCTCAAGACGTTCAATGACCCAGCCTCTGAGTACTTTGTGTTCCTGCTCAGTACCAGGGCTGGAGGCCTGGGCCTCAACCTGCAGTCTGCTGACACAGTCGTCATCTTTGACAGTGACTGGAACCCACATCAG GACTTGCAGGCGCAGGACAGAGCCCATCGTATCGGGCAGATAAACGAAGTGCGCGTCCTCCGCCTCTGCACCGTcaacagtgtggaggaaaaGATTCTGGCTGCGGCAAAGTATAAACTGAACGTGGACCAAAAGGTCATCCAGGCTGGCATGTTCGACCAGAAGTCCTCAGGCTGTGAGCGACGGGCTTTCTTACAGGCCATCCTGGAGCACGAGGAACAGGACGAAGTCGGGGTTCGAGGTGGCTGCCGCACTAGGGGGGCGTGG gaggaggatgaggttCCTGATGATGAGACTGTCAACCAGATGATTGCCAGAAGTGAAGAGGAGTTTGAGCTGTTCATG cGCATGGATCTAGACCGACGCCGGGAGGATGCTCGCAATCCCAAGAGGAAACCTCGCCTGATGGAGGAAGATGATATGCCCAGCTGGATTTTGAAAGACGACGCTGAGGTTGAGAGGCTCACttgtgaagaagaggaggagaagatgttCGGCAGAGGTTCCCGCCAACGGAAGGAGGTGGACTACAGTGACTCGCTCACTGAGAAGCAGTGGCTCAAG GCCATAGAAGAAGGTAATCTAGAGGACATTGAAGAGGAAGTGCGTCacaaaaagacaacaagaaAGCGCAAGAGAGACCGCGACCACGACGGCCCGGCCACACCCAGCTCCAGCAGCGGTCGAGGGCGGGACAAGGacgaggaggtgaagaaagcaaagaaacGTGGTCGCCCGCCTGCTGAGAAACTCTCTCCCAACCCCCTCTCCCTCActaaaaagatgaagaagacaGTTGACGCTGTGATCAAATACAAGGATGG TAATGGGCGACAGCTGAGTGAGGTCTTCATCCAGCTGCCCTCTCGCAAGGAGCTGCCTGAGTACTACGAGCTCATCCGCAAACCTGTGGACTTCAGAAAGATCAAG GAGAGGATCAGGAGCCACAAGTATCGCAGCCTGAACGACCTGGAGAAGGACGTGATGCTGCTGTGTCAAAATGCCCAGACCTTCAACCTGGAGGGGTCTTTG ATCTACGAGGATTCCATTGTGCTTCAGTCTGTCTTCACCAGTGTGAGGCAGAAGATCGAGAAGGACGACGAGAGcgaaggagaggagagtgaggaagaggaggaggagctggatgaAGGCTCGGAGTCTGAAC CCCGCTCGGTGAAAGTGAAGATCAAGCTGAGCCGGAAAGAAAAGGGCGATCGTTCAGGAAAAGGCCAACGACGAAGGGGCCGCGGCTCTCGGGCTAAGCCGGTGGTGAGCGACGACgacagtgaggaggagcaggaagag GAGCATTCGGCCAGTGGCAGCGATGACGACTGA
- the LOC118123328 gene encoding clusterin-associated protein 1 homolog — translation MSFREIRNFIEQMRTLEYPGSISMESFRRPNFPLLADILKFLVKSFESHVNIPTDVATEASRVTFIRAVAQFMVTKAHVKLNLKHLYQADGYAVREMLKITSQLYGALSDEHVTPDDQVAVDDSEFKFDRGSWMSDLKAARQLTSEVMASGASLCDLLGEEVALREKRTAAISRPLDISETEKAFEDALKEVLLSAERTGELLRIVESDVAILDAKIEQKMKEVEWTQTRLQTCQSIRPVYMDEYEKIEAELEKSHENYVVKFKCLTHLECLMDQYSKVEKQKLQEAVNARRTMARFSKWGAGADEDSDSENSEDEDPGDHREECRQATGDSFIKALLGNKVSEVSVT, via the exons ATGTCCTTCAGAGAAATAAGAA ACTTCATTGAACAGATGAGGACCTTGGAATACCCCGGGTCCATCTCTATGGAGAGCTTCAGGCGACCCAACTTCCCTCTGCTGGCAGACATCCTCAAATTCCTCGTCAAGAG CTTTGAGTCTCACGTGAACATTCCCACCGATGTGGCCACGGAGGCCTCCAGGGTGACCTTCATCCGAGCTGTGGCCCAGTTCATGGTGACGAAGGCTCACGTGAAACTCAACCTGAAGCATCTGTACCAGGCCGATGGCTACGCGGTGAGAGAGATGTTGAAGATCACCTCGCAGCTGTACGGCGCTTTGAGCGACGAGCACGTGACCCCGGACGACCAGGTCGCGGTGGACGACAGCGAGTTCAAGTTCGACCGCGGCTCATGG ATGTCTgatctgaaagcagctcgaCAGCTGACGTCCGAGGTCATGGCCTCAGGAGCATCTCTGTGTGATTTACTGGGAGAAGAGGTGGCCCTCAGG GAAAAGAGAACCGCGGCTATTTCCAGACCTCTGGACATCAGCGAGACGGAAAAGGCCTTCGAAGACGCCCTCAAGGAGGTTTTG ttgaGTGCAGAGAGGACCGGAGAACTGCTGCGTATTGTTGAGTCTGATGTGGCCATTCTGGACGCTAAGATCGAGCAAAAGATGAAGGAGGTGGAGTGGACTCAGACGAGACTCCAGACGTGTCAGAGTATCAG GCCGGTGTACATGGACGAATACGAGAAGATCGAGGCGGAGCTGGAAAAATCTCATGAGAACTATGTGGTGAAGTTCAAGTGCCTCACTCACCTGGAATGTCTGATGGATCAGTACAGCAAAGTGGAGAAGCAGAAGCTTCAG GAGGCTGTGAACGCCCGTAGGACGATGGCGAGATTTAGCAAGTGGGGCGCCG GAGCCGACGAGGATTCGGACTCGGAGAACTCGGAGGACGAAGACCCCGGCGACCACAGAGAAGAGTGTCGCCAGGCCACAGGGGACAGTTTCATCAAGGCCTTACTGGGTAACAAGGTCAGTGAGGTCAGTGTCACCtga